The Anopheles merus strain MAF unplaced genomic scaffold, AmerM5.1 LNR4000381, whole genome shotgun sequence genome includes a region encoding these proteins:
- the LOC121602262 gene encoding nuclear factor related to kappa-B-binding protein-like: MAFTYKQHSYDSVVGPVKGIYTQAPGISKARGHSMLVANRPNFVTILTLVRDATARLPNGEGTRADICELLKSSQYISPTATDQILQTIVSGALDRMHTEHDPCVKYDAKRKIWIYLHRNRTEQEFERLHMQYQGLSKHKKSIVRKSIRQSRESLTTATSKISNLAKQHQIDDTGPSRDNVASVSSAVEILRNDTTEIINAMDSGIDLSAATSIIHIPTTIVGNTVTVARSTTSLLKKQVPLTVIDSSIVQQSCVDTRNENRSSSNSPSQTDRTKKSINIMQDHQLVLSDSGSDTIYKSSSKLYNAVTLITSSGNNVRTIQIPKSSISLSNRADVASNHITVTGNEALTSELSAHNTSPQSPKKIIVSAVVSAAKTMVTSTATDFSLNHGVDNLQKLNTKPILVQSAGTASPIITPSSCSFSKDAIKISSAIGGTIVSIRQVNNTNLGTLGKKNQTFACAQSTSLLSPQLSTQAKRPQISMNSSSMIATTSAANAIRTIKGGTIISTAIEKPNYSSSVTSSTSKQSPNSSSMLQSNPATTVLSQKMMLSSARAYASSASESSNVPTVVAIKPTNSTNITTVTESGTNRPIIRPTANLFSTITLTKGQQSVLTPAKQQQIIQNFLSQNQKQSLITKQIVCTTDDAKQCVGVGSPFQLESHTAVPGSFKMQHNSTSNVKQLSHQFVKITPTRAKTHCISTIRPVSTIVTSSNSPGHPSASIVNQTSSGVKMIKMHHSTMLTSIEPQGMLNASTMCGANTVTISGTNNIGSPHLPQILPCEY, encoded by the coding sequence ATGGCTTTCACTTACAAACAGCACTCGTATGACAGTGTAGTGGGACCTGTTAAAGGAATATACACACAGGCTCCAGGAATTTCGAAGGCCCGTGGACACAGTATGCTAGTCGCAAATCGCCCAAATTTCGTTACCATACTTACGCTGGTTCGAGATGCAACTGCCCGTTTACCTAACGGCGAAGGCACTCGTGCAGATATTTGTGAACTATTGAAATCTTCACAGTATATCTCCCCCACAGCTACCGATCAAATATTGCAGACCATTGTCAGCGGTGCTTTGGATCGTATGCATACTGAGCACGATCCCTGTGTGAAATATGATGCAAAACGAAAAATATGGATCTATTTACATCGAAACCGCACGGAGCAAGAGTTTGAGCGGTTACATATGCAATACCAAGGATTATCCAAACACAAGAAATCGATTGTGAGAAAATCGATAAGACAGTCCCGAGAAAGTTTAACGACAGCGACATCAAAAATTTCAAACCTGGCTAAACAGCATCAGATTGACGATACCGGTCCCAGTAGAGATAATGTTGCCTCAGTCAGTTCTGCTGTTGAAATCCTTCGGAATGATACTACAGAGATCATCAATGCAATGGATTCGGGCATAGATTTAAGTGCAGCTACGTCTATTATTCATATTCCAACAACTATAGTTGGTAACACGGTGACTGTAGCACGGTCGACAACATCGCTATTGAAAAAACAAGTTCCCCTAACTGTAATTGATAGTAGCATTGTCCAGCAATCATGTGTGGACACAAGAAATGAGAATAGATCTTCAAGCAATTCTCCGAGCCAAACTGATCGCACCAAAAAGTCCATTAATATCATGCAAGATCATCAATTAGTACTTTCAGACTCTGGCTCTGATACAATATATAAATCTTCTAGTAAATTGTACAATGCTGTAACGTTAATCACATCTTCTGGAAACAATGTACGAACAATTCAGATCCCAAAATCTTCAATATCATTATCTAATCGAGCGGACGTAGCATCAAACCATATTACAGTAACAGGCAACGAAGCTTTAACATCAGAACTATCAGCACATAATACTTCTCCACAATCTCCTAAAAAGATCATCGTTTCTGCGGTTGTATCCGCTGCCAAAACCATGGTTACAAGTACAGCGActgatttttctttaaatcaTGGTGTGGATAATTTACAAAAACTGAATACAAAGCCAATATTAGTACAATCTGCTGGAACTGCATCACCGATCATTACACCGTCCTCATGTTCGTTTTCGAAAGATGCTATAAAAATTAGCTCTGCCATAGGCGGCACGATAGTATCCATCCGCCAGGTAAACAACACAAACCTCGGTACGTtaggtaaaaaaaatcaaacatttgcgTGCGCGCAATCTACTTCTTTGTTATCTCCACAACTATCAACACAAGCAAAAAGACCACAAATTTCCATGAACAGTTCTTCTATGATTGCCACTACTTCTGCAGCAAATGCAATCCGAACAATCAAGGGTGGTACCATAATATCAACCGCAATAGAAAAGCCAAATTATAGCTCTTCAGTTACATCATCGACTTCAAAACAAAGTCCTAATTCATCTTCAATGTTACAATCAAATCCTGCGACCACTGTTTTGTCACAAAAGATGATGTTAAGTTCCGCCAGGGCGTATGCATCATCCGCCAGCGAAAGCAGTAATGTCCCAACTGTAGTGGCCATTAAACCGACTAACTCAACTAATATAACAACTGTAACAGAAAGTGGAACCAATAGACCAATCATAAGGCCCACTGCAAACCTTTTTAGTACTATCACCCTTACCAAAGGTCAGCAGTCCGTTCTAACGCCAGCAAAGCAGcaacaaataattcaaaattttctatcgcaaaatcaaaaacagtCTTTAATCACCAAACAAATAGTATGTACAACTGACGATGCGAAACAATGTGTAGGTGTAGGTTCACCATTTCAGTTGGAAAGTCATACAGCTGTTCCAGGATCATTTAAAATGCAACACAATTCAACTTCAAATGTGAAACAATTGTCACACCAATTTGTCAAAATTACGCCTACACGTGCGAAAACTCACTGTATTTCGACGATTAGACCCGTCAGTACAATTGTTACATCGTCAAATTCTCCTGGACATCCTTCAGCAAGCATCGTAAATCAAACGTCATCTGGTGTGAAGATGATAAAAATGCATCACTCTACAATGCTCACATCCATCGAACCCCAAGGGATGTTGAATGCAAGCACGATGTGTGGAGCTAATACGGTTACCATTTCCGGGACAAATAATATTGGGTCTCCGCATCTACCCCAAATTCTACCATGCGAGTACTAA